The sequence below is a genomic window from Oncorhynchus gorbuscha isolate QuinsamMale2020 ecotype Even-year unplaced genomic scaffold, OgorEven_v1.0 Un_scaffold_1597, whole genome shotgun sequence.
accaaacaagaccagcagagggaaacgaatagcatggggagcacagggacaagacatgacaataaatgacaaacatgacagggggccgaatactttcacaaggcactgtactaGTCTTTcttcttgagatgggaaaacatgtttttttaaccaAGTTACACAACCCAAACGGCACTATCTCCGTGGAATGACCCAAACGGCACTATCTCCGTGGAATGACCCAAACGGCACTATCTCAGTGGAATGACCCAAACGGCACTATCTCAGTGGAATGACCCAAACGCCACTATCTCAGTGGAATGACCCAAACGGCACTATCTCCGTGGAATGACCCAAACGGCACTATCTCAGTGGAATGACCCAAACGCCACTATCTCAGTGGAATGACCCAAACGGCACTATCTCAGTGGAATGACCCAAACGCCACTATCTCAGTGGAATGACCCAATTTATACTTAATGTTGCTGAACTAGGCCTACAAAATTAGCTAAATGTTTGATAATGATTTTCATTTTCAATTGAATTCTTGTCTTTAAAACGATTCACTATCCCACAaaagcacacacaagcacacacaagcgCACACGAACACGTGTGCAATTTATATAATTACAGTAATAAGTAATTCGATAAGCAATTCAATACTCGCAGCTACCACAGATGTGAGTGACAGGTGATTTAGGATATACCAAATATATGAAATATAATTAAGTCATTATTAAAGTAgctgtccagtgaaaatctcatattctgttaactcatatCCAAATAGAgttgttgactcatcctatactTGCATTTGTGGCCAAAGCGTAAATTTGAGAAAAAAACACTTCCTCAAAACTTGTATCTCAAATAGACCATTTaaaaatgcttgctatttcctcatagaggatgatgtcaacctcctgaggaggatgagctggccaatcagaggTCTACGTTCATATTTTTCATGATCGATATGCTCCACACCATTCTATTATTGGGGTAGGCCTTCAccatttgtcacgccctgaccttagtaatctttgttttctttattatttggttaggtcagggtgtgacaagggtggtttgtgtagtttttgtattgtctaggggtttttgtattgtctaggttttttttatatgtctaggggttttgtagtctaggtgtttatatgtctatggttgcctagattggttctcaatcagaggcagctgtttatcattgtctctgattgggaaccatatttagatagccatattctttggttattttgtgggttgttattctatgtttagttgccatATTGCTTCACGGTTCGGTTTGTTGTTTAGTTTTGTTCTGTTCAGTGTTCTCTCTTTTATTAAAGAGTTATAttcgcttaccacgctgcgccttggtctcctcactatgacgaacgtgacagaacaacccaccaaaaaaggaccaagcagcgtgctaAAAAGGAGTGGACATCTTGGACCCGGGAGAAAaaggagtggaggacatcctggacctgggatgaggtaatggcaggggacaagaccctgccatggaagcagCTGGAGATAGCACAGAAGGAACAGCGTTGATATGAGGGtgcacggaagcccgagaggcagccccaagatTTGTCTTGGGGGGGCACACGAGGAGATTGCATTAGTCAAGccggagacctgagccaactcctcttGCTTACTGTGGGGAGTGTGTTACtagtcaggcaccgtgttatgcggtggagcgcacagtgtctccagtgcgctCTTCTAGCCTGGTACactctattccagctcctcgcattggCCGGGCAAGAATGTTCATCCAGCCAGGAAGgagggtgccggctcagcgctcctggtctccagtgtaCCTCtttggaccaggatatcctgcgccggctttGCGTACTGTATATCCGGTGAGTCTACACAACCTGGCGAAAATAAACATCctgccaggacgggttgtgtcagctctacactccagacctccagtgcgcctccagggtccagtacgccctgttcctgctcctcgcccTCGTTCTAAGGTGCGTGTcctcagcccggtaccaccagtaccagcaccacgcaccaggcctccagtgcgcctccaggaTCCCGTACGCCCTCTTCCTACTCCtcgcactcaccctgaggtgcgtATCGCCAGCCCGGAACcaccagcgacggtccccaggcCAGAACATCCGGCGATAATCCAcacagcgagggtccccagcccggggcctaCGGTGAGGATCcgcagtccagagcatccggcgatgatccacgggTCAGGACTCAGTGTAAAGAAGGGGGCGGCGTCCAGAACCAAAGTGGCCACCAaggttagatgcccacccagaccctcccatatagaTTTAGGTCtaggccgggagtccgcacctttgggggtgggggggggggtactgtcacgccctgaccttagttatcttagtTTTCTTTATTATATGGTTAATTCAGGGTGTGAAgagggtggtttgtttagtttttgtattgtctaggggtttttgtattgtctaggggtttttgtattgtctaggggtttttgtattgtctaggggtttttgtattgtctaggggtttttgtattgtctaggggtttttgtattgtctaggggtttttgctTGTCTAGGTTTTCCaatctaggtgtttatatgtctatggttgcctagattggttctcaatcagaggcagctgtttatcgttgtctctgattgggaaccatatttaggtagccatattccttggttaTTTTGTGGGTTGTGATTCTATGTTTACTTGCCATATTGCTTCACAGTTCGTTTTGTTTAGTTCTGGTCAGTGTTCTCTCTTTTATTAAAGAGTTATGTTCGCTTaccacactgcgccttggtctcctcactatgacgaccattccaacacagaaaagctgctttttaacTTACTTCATTACCATTTattggaaggaaaactattttACACAATtactttaaatatatattttttttacatagaaaACTAGTCGACAATGTCAATTACAAGGATGATGAAGGTGATGATGACTATTTGGCTATTTTTACTGTCATTATTTATTATCATACCAACAAATATCAATGAATAACCAAAATAAAGTgtaaataaaatatacatttaaaCATATGGTGACTGTAAGCAAATTTAGCAACAGATAACATGAAAGTCTGCAACCGCTGATTCAACAGGTGGACACAGTCTCagcaccctgagagagagagagagagagagagagagagagagagagagagagagagagagagagagagagagagagagagagagagagagagagagagagagagagagagagagagagagagagagagagagagagagagaataaagccATGCGCTGGCTCGACCATGGCTCATAAGTTCATCATGAATTCCACTCAGGTGTTCAACCCCACGGGTCCATGCGTTGCTTATACTTTTGAGAACGGAACGGAAGATGACAACTTGGACCTAGGAGGCTGCCTCTTTTTGTTCATAATGCCATTTGATGCAGTCGTGAATGTGCTGGTTTTTGTGTTCTTGATGCTCACAATCCTGTCTTTGGCTGTGAACGGATTCACTTGGTTGGGACTGGGACGCTCGGAGGACCTATCTTGGGAGCCACGCTACACCCTGCTGAAGAACTTGATTCTGAGTGACATGGTGCAAACCATCAATGTGGGCCCCTTTGTGACCCAGTGCTTACTGCAGAGAAGCACAATGAACTTTAACACCTTGTGCCTCCTCCAGTATTTCACCGGCAGCGTCTGCATCTTCAGCACCCTCATCACCATCACCTGCATGGCCATTGAGCGATACCTGTATGTGTGCCATGCCATCCACTACCTGTCCATCCTCACCCCTCTGCGCCTGCGCCTCACCGTCGGCCTCACCTGGGTCTTGTCCATCAGCGTTGGCTGCGTTAACTTCACCCTGCTACACCAGGGGAAGGGGAGTACGGCATCACAGCAACCTCTGGACTCATATGTGAGCCTGACACAGTGGAACGCCACATGGGTTTCCCCAGGGCAGCGGCTATCACCCGCAAGCTGGTGGGCTTCATCTTCACCCTGCTCTGCCTCCTCAGCTACTGCTTTGCCTATGTACGGATGTACCAGGACGCCCGCAACGCTGTGGTGCCCTTCAACACGGTGAACACTCGGGCGCGCAACACTGTGCTTTTCTACTGTGGGATGTTGTTCCTGCAGCTACTCCCTATATTCCTCAAGATCACCTCGGATGCTCTGTGGGAGCTGGAGGGCACAGGGGCCATGATGACCGCCCTCTCCGGGGCTGGGACCTCGCTGTCCGCTGGAACTCTGCACATCTCCCTCCTGATCCTCATCATGGTGCCTCCCTGCATCAACCCACTTATCTTTGGCATTCGCAATTGGGAGGTACGTCAGGCGCTGTTCAGACTCTTCCTCTGGAAGGGCAAACGCCCTGATCTGGAGCTGGAGAGGACGTGGGTGAGGTCACAGCACAGGGCAGGTGTGTTGGAATGAggcagaggagaggtgggagaggtgtcTCCCAGAAATGGCAGCTGAGAAGTGGGACGATGAGATGCATTCAATTTGGaatgagacagacacagaaacttGCACAGGGAATTTACAGTAAGGACCAAACTACAGTAATGACCAAAGTAGAGTGAGGACCATAATACAGTAAGGACCATAATACAGTAAGGACCATAATACAGTAAGGACCATAATACAGTAAGGACCATAATACAGTAaggaaagtgaccagtgttccattattaaagtgaccagtgttccattattaaagtgaccagtgttccattattaaagtgactagtgttccattattaaagtgaccagtgttccattattaaagtgaccagtgttccattattaaagctaccagtgttccattattaaagtgaccagtgttccattattaaagtgaccagtgttccattattaaagtgaccagtgttccattattaaagtgaccagtgttccattattaaagtgaccagtgttccattattaaagtgaccagtgattcagGCAGAAGATGAAAGGAATATGTTTTGCCCCTGTCTTCTCTGCCCCTGTCTTCTCTGcccctgtcttctctgtccctgtcttctctgcccctgtcttctctgtccctgtcttctctgcccctgtcttctctgcccctgtcttctctgcccctgtctactatgtccctgtcttctctgtccctgtcttctctGCCCCGTCTTCTCTTCCCCTGTCTACTATGTCCCTGTCTTCTCTGCCCCTGTCTACTATGTCCCTGTCTTCCCTGCCCCTGTCTACTATGTCCCTGTCTTCTCTGCCCAAGCAGTGAGGATGAGAGCAACACAGTGGGATGTGGATAAATGTTTTCAGGTCAAATGCAGCCGTTAAAAAATATGGGAACAATTAagaaccttactgtgattgttttcaattcaagtggtcaaaaataaacaaaaatagcttcttagcaaagagtcatttctcaagcaataattttgcttGGACTTGTCTGGGAGTGGAGTGGGGAGGGAAAACTGACAAcgatctgttattggcagagaggtttggaactctctttcttattggtctattgcTTATAGGTCTCATTGATCAACAGGCAGGTGTTGTATTTTATGTTGAATGTTCTGAGAGTATGTTATTATATCTTATATTATTGTTTATACAGGAGCAactgccttcttggccaggtaTCCCTTGGATAAAACttggcatttattgtcatgaaggcagctctgcagagtggtcactagctggcacagacACAGAGTCATGAAATTGGATGTTAAACCAAACCCAAACCACACTGATTTAAaaactaaccctaacattaaccacacggctaaccctaatgcctaaccctaatgcctaaccctaatgcctaaccctaatgcctaaccctaacgcctaaccctaatgcctaaccctaacattaaccacacggctaaccctaatgcctaaccctaacctgaaattGCGACCAAAAAGCAAAAAAATGTTCCACATTTTTGACAATATAGcccattttgactttgcagctggcccatcgaGCAGGAAATAGATCAGTTCAGCCTACAGGATAAGATTCATTACAATAGCCCTGCGGGTGATAATTATTaatgtcaaaaatatatatttttgcgaTTTTCTAGATATAAATTGATTTAAAA
It includes:
- the LOC124023336 gene encoding olfactory receptor 14I1-like, whose protein sequence is MAHKFIMNSTQVFNPTGPCVAYTFENGTEDDNLDLGGCLFLFIMPFDAVVNVLVFVFLMLTILSLAVNGFTWLGLGRSEDLSWEPRYTLLKNLILSDMVQTINVGPFVTQCLLQRSTMNFNTLCLLQYFTGSVCIFSTLITITCMAIERYLYVCHAIHYLSILTPLRLRLTVGLTWVLSISVGCVNFTLLHQGKGMERHMGFPRAAAITRKLVGFIFTLLCLLSYCFAYVRMYQDARNAVVPFNTVNTRARNTVLFYCGMLFLQLLPIFLKITSDALWELEGTGAMMTALSGAGTSLSAGTLHISLLILIMVPPCINPLIFGIRNWEVRQALFRLFLWKGKRPDLELERTWVRSQHRAGVLE